The region TTCATTACTTCACGAATATCTTTCAACAGAGCTTCTTTTCGAGTTTCATAATCATGTTTTTTCATTGTTACGCTCCTTTGCGTGTTCGTTTGATGTGCTTCCAGTATAGTAATGATTACATGGCCTTACAAGATAATTTCCATAAAGATAATTTGAATTATTGTAAAGATTGTTAGATTATGAATGATTCAATTTTACCGTGCAAAGTTTTTAAAAATAATTTCATGAAAGTGGTAAAACTGGCTATTTTGTTGTGCACTTAAAAAATAGGTTTATTTGAAAAGGCCGTCTGAAATCCATATTTCAGACGGCCTTGAATATCACTGATTAAAGGGCAGCCAAACGCGCGCCAAAGCATACATCAATGCACCTCCCGCACCCAAGATAAAAAACACCACGCCTTTTTTACGCGCATTCGGACACAACCAATACACTGCCAAACTAAAACTTAGAAACAAAACTGACACGCGCCATACCAGCGCTTTATCTTTATAACGGTTCAACGTATAGGTTTCGGTCATCATCACATACAGTTGAAAGACTGCAGCAATGCACATAAACATGATGCTGGTCGGTAAGAAAATCAGCCCAAGTAATTCTTTATTCATAACTTCAATGCTGCCTGAAAAATCAATATTCAATTATAGAAGATTTCGCCGAGCCCTGCTTCATCGGTTTTGCCAACTTTAGCCGCCTGAAAAATAGGTATTGGTCTGACATAAACACTATTCATAGTGAATCCACTTTAAAATAGTACGGCGTTGGCTCGCCTAGCCGTATTATAGTATATTAAAATAAGAATTCCCAAGTCAACACTGAATATTTAGAGTCCAAAATGTCATACTCAATAGAACTACGAGAAAAAGCATACCAATACTATCAGGCATGCAAAAATGCTAGCGAAGTTTGCAAAGCATACCAAATTGACCCAAAAACATTTCGAAGTTGGAGAAAACGCTATGAGCAAACCGGTTCATTTGAACATCAAGTCAAAGGTGGCAATGCAACCAAAGTCAATAAAAACCTGCTCATAAAATATGTTAAAGAACACCCTGATGCATACCAGCATGAAATTGCAGCTCATTTTGGGTGTACACCGGCTAATATTTGTTATTTGTTCAAAGTATTGGGTATGACGCGTAAAAAAAGACCACGAGCTACAAAGAACAAAAACCGGAACAGGTAGCCGCTTATCAACAAGCATTAAATCAATATGCTGATTATCAAGTTGTTTTCCTTGATGAAACAGGATTTGATACTTTTTACTACCGTCCTTATGCCTATTCACCAAAAGGGCTTCCGGTTAAAGCGCAAATCAGTGGTAAACGATACCGGCGCACATCACCGGTTGCAGCTCAAATCAAAGACCAAAGTAATCTAATTGCACCCATGATTTATTCAGGCACGATGGATAGTCGTTTATTTGAAGCATGGTTTGAAGGCGTATTGCTGCCTGAATTAACTGAACAATCTGTTATCGTGATGGATAATGCCCGCTTTCATCGGATGTCTGTTTTAGCAGAGATTTCAGAAAAAGAGGGGCATAAAATCTTAGCTCTTGCACCTTATTCGCCAGAGCTTAATCCGATTGAAAAAGCATGGGCGAACATTAAAAAGCATCTACGAAAAGTGCTGCCTGAAATGGGCAATTTTATGGCCGCATTATTGCACCATTGCCATTGAAAACAATGTATACATAGCTAATTTTATTGGCTTGATTATTTGATTCCCTATTATTCATTAAAAAATGCCGTCTGAAACGTTTTCAGACGGCATTTCAAACACATCGGCAATTAACCGTGCAATGCGCGCTTGTCGGCAGACAATGCTGCTTCATGCAATACTTCAGACAAGGTCGGGTGTGCATGGATGATACGGGCGATGTCTTCGCTGCTGGCTGAAAATTCCAATCCGGTCACGCCTTCAGATACCAATTCGCTCACAACCGGGCCAATCATATGTACACCCAAAATGCGGTCGGTTTTCGCACAAGCCAATACTTTGACGGTACCTTTGGCTTTGCCCATAGCCAATGCACGACCATTGGCACCAAAACCTGAAGTGCCTTTTTTGTATTCAACACCTTCGGCTTTCAACTGCTCTTCGGTTTTGCCTACCCACGCAATTTCAGGGTCGGTATAAATCACGAATGGTACGTTATTAAAGTCGATATGCGGTTTTTGACCGGCAATGCGTTCGGCTACGGCTACACCTTCATCGCTGGCTTTGTGTGCCAACATCGGACCACGAACCACGTCACCAATTGCCCAAACATTCGGCAGGTTGGTTTTGCAATCGCCATCTACTTTGATGAAACCGCGTTCGTCTTTTTCCAAGCCGACTGCTTCGACATTCAAACCGTTGGTGTTCGGAATGCGGCCGATGGCTACGATTAATTTATCAAAGGTTTCAGTTTTGGCTTCGCCTTTAGCAGTTTCGTATTGAACGGTCACGCCTTGCTCGGCTTTAATTTCGCCGATGTTTACGCCCAATTCGATTTCCAAACCTTGTTCTTTAGTGAAGAATTTGAATGCTTCTTTAGCAATTTGCCGGTCGGCAGCGGCCAAGAAAGTCGGTGCAGCTTCCAAAATAGTCACTTCCGAACCCACGCGTTTCCATACCGAGCCCATTTCCAAGCCGATCACACCGGAACCGATAACGCCCAATTTAGCCGGCACTTCAATCAGATTCAAAGCGCCTTCATTATCCAACACATTCACATTATCAATGGCAATTTGCGGCAACGGACGCGGCACAGAACCGGTCGCCACAATCACGTGTTTGGCTTCAACAACGGTTTTTTCACCTTTATTGTCCACTTCGATTTGATACAAATCGCCGTTTTTGCCTTTGAACGAACCCAAACCGAACAAACTATCGACTTTATTCTTTTGGAACAAGAATTTTACGCCGCCGGTCAATTTATTCACGATACCGTCTTTGCGTTCAATCATTTTAGCGGCATCAAATTTGATGTCGCCCACGGTGATGCCGTGTTCGGCAAAATCATGTCGTGCGGCATGGAAATGCTCTGAAGATTGCAATAAGGCTTTTGATGGGATACAACCTACGTTCAAGCAAGTACCGCCCAAGGCAGGCGCATCACCTGCTTTATTCACGCCTGCATCGATACAGGCTGTTTTGAAACCCAATTGTGCAGCGCGGATGGCAGCAACATAACCGCCAGGGCCCGCACCGATAACTACTACATCATATTGTGACATTTGAAATCCTTTGTCCTTCAAAAAGAATGTATTGAAAAGAAGCGGTGCCTAGCGTTTGAGGCGGCATGAATAAGGACTGAATTCCTTCACTTCCATCCGTGTGATGTTGTTGTAAACACGAATGGTGGCATTCGGATAGGTTTGGCAAAGCGATTGCCGCGCCATTTGAATGCCCGCTTTATTGCTATCAAGTTCAAATTTTTTATTCAACTGCTTACCTTGTGCATTATAAGCATTGACTGAATATTCCTTGCCGGAAAAAGCAGAACATGCCGACAAAGCCAGCGAGACCAAAATAATCAATATTTTCTTCATGTTTGATACGCTCAACACTCTTTCAGACGGCCTTTAAGGCCGTCTGAATATATTACAGATCTAACAACAAACGAGCCGGATCTTCTAAGGCATCTTTAATGGCCACCAAGGTCAATACCGCTTCACGACCGTCAATGATACGGTGGTCATAAGACAGCGCCAGATACATCATCGGACGAACCACGACTTGGCCGTTTTCAACTACAGCGCGCTCTTTAGTGGCATGCATGCCCAAGATAGCAGATTGTGGCGGGTTGATGATTGGGGTAGACATCATCGAACCAAAAGTACCGCCGTTGGTGATGCTGAAGGTACCGCCGGTCAGGTCGTCTAAAGAAATTTTACCGTCTTTGGCTTTAATTGCGTAATCTACAATGGCTTTCTCAATATCGGCAATACTCATTTGGTCCGCATCACGCAAGATTGGTACTACCAAACCGCGCGGGCTGCCAATGGCGATGCCGATGTCGAAGAAACCGTGGTAAACGATGTCGTTACCATCAACAGAAGCATTCACAATCGGGTATTTCTTCAGCGCAGCGACAGCAGCTTTAACGAAGAAAGACATAAAGCCCAATTTAGTGCCGTGTTCTTTCTCGAATTTTTCTTTGTATTTCGCACGCAAGTCCATGATTGGCTTCATGTTGACTTCGTTGAATGTGGTCAAAATGGCATTTTCTTGTTGAGAAGCCAACAGACGCTCTGCCACACGTGCGCGCAAGCGGCTCATTGGAACGCGTTGCTCTGGGCGGGCACCGGCAGGAACTGGCGCGCCGGCAGCGGCAGCAGGTTTAGCCGCAGCATTTTGAACGTCTTCTTTCAAGACACGGCCGTCACGGCCTGAACCTTGAACTGAATTCACATCTACACCTTTTTCAGCAGCCAATTTGGCAGCAGCAGGCATAGCAGGAGCACCGGCTTGCGCAGTGACGGCATGAGCAGCAGCTTCTGCTTTGGCTTCAGCAGCTTCGGCTTGTGGCGCAACTTCAGCGGTAGGTTGCGCCGCAGCAGCTTCCGTATCGATGCGTGCCAATACTTGGTCGGCTTCAACGGTTTCGCCATCGCCAACAATGATTTCAGCCAATACACCGGCTTGTGGAGAAGGCACTTCCAAAACCACTTTATCGGTTTCTATTTCAATCAAAATTTCATCGCGGGCAACTGCTTCTCCAACTTTCTTTTTCCATTCCAACAAGGTACCTTCCGATACGCTTTCAGACAACATTGGCACTTTTACTTCAATAATCATTTTAGTCTCCGGTTTGCCGCCTTTCAGACGGCCTTGTGATGTGTTCTTATTCTACGGCCTGAATCAGACCGTAGGCGCTTCTCTCTTCAATTAGCCATTTAATGCGTCTTCAACTAATTGCTTCAATTGGGCAACGTGTTTGCTCATATAGCCGACGGCCGGTGCGGCGCTGCTCGGACGGCCTGCGTAAGACAGTTTTTGATTGTCTGCCAACACGCCTTCCAAACGGTGGCGGATTTGATAGAACGCACCTTGGTTTTTCGGCTCTTCCTGCGACCAGATAATCTGCTGCGCATTCGGATATTTTGCCAACTCGGTTTTGAGTTCGTCATACGGGAACGGATACAGCTGTTCGACACGCACAATCGCCACATCGTTTTCCAAGCCACGTTCTTTGCGGCCTGCTGCCAAATCATAATACACCTGGCCGGCACACAGAACCACCCGTTTCACGCTCTCATTGTTGCTGCGTTCGGCAACATCGCCGATTACCGGACGGAAGCGTGAACCTTCGGTAAAGTTTTCCAGCGGGCTCATGGCATCTTTGAAACGCAGCAGGCGTTTGGACATGAAAATCACCAGCGGTTTGCGGTATGAACTCAACACTTGGCGTTGCAGCAGATGGAACATTTGCGACGCTTCAGACGGCATAATAATCTGCATATTGTTTTCGGAACACAGTTGCAGCCAGCGTTCGACACGGCCTGACGAGTGTTCAGGACCTTGACCGTCATAGCCGTGCGGCAAAATGGTGGTCAGACCGCACAAACGACCCCATTTGGTTTCACCGGACGACAGGAATTGGTCAATCACTACTTGTGCGCCGTTGGCAAAGTCGCCAAATTGGGCTTCCCAAATGGTCAGCTTGTCGGGCGCAGAGCAGGCAAAGCCGTATTCATAAGCCATTACAGCTTCTTCGTTCAAAATGGAGTCGATAACCAGAAAGTCGCCGGTGTTTTCGCCCATGTGGCGCAGCGGAACATAAGCGCCGTCGTCCCATTTTTCACGTTTTTGATCGTGCAATACGGCATGGCGGTGCGAGAATGTTCCACGGCCGGAGTCTTCACCGGAAATACGCACGCCGGCACCTTTGGTAACCAGATTGGCATAAGCGATGGTTTCTGCCATACCCCAGTCAATCGGCTGCTTGCCTGCCGCCATTGCTTTGCGGGCTTGAATCACGCGTTTGGCTGTTGAATGCAGGGCAAAGCCTTCCGGAACAGCTGTAAATTTTTCTGCCAATCGTTGGATATCGGCTGCCGGCAAGCCGGTTTCGACATCTTCGCGCCAATCTTGG is a window of Neisseria yangbaofengii DNA encoding:
- the lpdA gene encoding dihydrolipoyl dehydrogenase codes for the protein MSQYDVVVIGAGPGGYVAAIRAAQLGFKTACIDAGVNKAGDAPALGGTCLNVGCIPSKALLQSSEHFHAARHDFAEHGITVGDIKFDAAKMIERKDGIVNKLTGGVKFLFQKNKVDSLFGLGSFKGKNGDLYQIEVDNKGEKTVVEAKHVIVATGSVPRPLPQIAIDNVNVLDNEGALNLIEVPAKLGVIGSGVIGLEMGSVWKRVGSEVTILEAAPTFLAAADRQIAKEAFKFFTKEQGLEIELGVNIGEIKAEQGVTVQYETAKGEAKTETFDKLIVAIGRIPNTNGLNVEAVGLEKDERGFIKVDGDCKTNLPNVWAIGDVVRGPMLAHKASDEGVAVAERIAGQKPHIDFNNVPFVIYTDPEIAWVGKTEEQLKAEGVEYKKGTSGFGANGRALAMGKAKGTVKVLACAKTDRILGVHMIGPVVSELVSEGVTGLEFSASSEDIARIIHAHPTLSEVLHEAALSADKRALHG
- the odhB gene encoding 2-oxoglutarate dehydrogenase complex dihydrolipoyllysine-residue succinyltransferase, with translation MIIEVKVPMLSESVSEGTLLEWKKKVGEAVARDEILIEIETDKVVLEVPSPQAGVLAEIIVGDGETVEADQVLARIDTEAAAAQPTAEVAPQAEAAEAKAEAAAHAVTAQAGAPAMPAAAKLAAEKGVDVNSVQGSGRDGRVLKEDVQNAAAKPAAAAGAPVPAGARPEQRVPMSRLRARVAERLLASQQENAILTTFNEVNMKPIMDLRAKYKEKFEKEHGTKLGFMSFFVKAAVAALKKYPIVNASVDGNDIVYHGFFDIGIAIGSPRGLVVPILRDADQMSIADIEKAIVDYAIKAKDGKISLDDLTGGTFSITNGGTFGSMMSTPIINPPQSAILGMHATKERAVVENGQVVVRPMMYLALSYDHRIIDGREAVLTLVAIKDALEDPARLLLDL